In Achromobacter spanius, the following proteins share a genomic window:
- the iscX gene encoding Fe-S cluster assembly protein IscX — protein MKWTDTYDIAAALVDAHPDVDPKTLRFTQLREWVMALPEFNDDPAHCGEKILEAIQMAWIDEAD, from the coding sequence ATGAAGTGGACCGATACCTACGACATAGCCGCCGCCCTGGTCGACGCGCACCCCGACGTCGACCCCAAGACGCTGCGTTTTACGCAGTTGCGCGAATGGGTCATGGCATTGCCTGAATTCAACGACGACCCCGCCCACTGTGGCGAGAAAATCCTTGAGGCCATCCAGATGGCCTGGATAGACGAAGCGGACTGA
- a CDS encoding methylglyoxal synthase has protein sequence MPAAQLRFGLAANRLHHETPDAALFTWLRACSSTIRELGVQLHTVGRTHDAIVREGMLQGYSGLVRYPYGREGGLMKLVARVTEGRDGQAPFDGAIYLIDPVDPSSIFPEALALKRQCITHGRPFISTLAGAIEWMEVERLHAGLAPDASVSRLFNFSGQTLAMIAHDALKDEMVAFASEHFDVLSQFARRVATGTTGGRLNDLAWSRGWPKDKPWVHRYLSGPLGGDAQIAELVLEHQCQRVIFFEDPHVARQHEADIQLLERAVRVVTESATCATSPTVARRWAQAVEKRMGLI, from the coding sequence ATGCCCGCTGCCCAACTGCGCTTTGGCCTGGCCGCCAATCGTCTGCACCACGAAACCCCCGACGCCGCCTTGTTCACCTGGCTACGCGCGTGTTCGTCCACCATACGCGAGCTTGGCGTGCAACTGCACACCGTCGGCCGCACGCATGACGCCATCGTGCGCGAAGGCATGCTGCAAGGCTATAGCGGCCTGGTTCGCTATCCCTATGGACGCGAAGGCGGGCTGATGAAACTGGTGGCCCGCGTGACCGAAGGACGTGATGGGCAGGCGCCCTTTGACGGGGCAATCTATCTGATCGACCCCGTGGATCCGTCGTCGATTTTTCCGGAGGCGCTGGCGTTGAAGCGGCAGTGCATCACCCACGGTCGACCGTTCATTTCGACCTTGGCGGGCGCGATCGAATGGATGGAAGTCGAACGCCTGCATGCGGGACTGGCGCCGGATGCGTCCGTGTCGCGCCTGTTCAATTTCTCTGGCCAGACCTTGGCCATGATTGCCCACGATGCGCTCAAGGACGAGATGGTGGCGTTCGCAAGCGAGCATTTCGATGTGCTGTCGCAATTTGCGCGTCGGGTTGCGACGGGCACGACGGGCGGGCGGCTGAATGACCTGGCCTGGTCGCGCGGGTGGCCGAAAGACAAGCCGTGGGTGCATCGCTACCTGAGCGGGCCGCTGGGCGGCGACGCCCAGATTGCCGAACTGGTGCTTGAGCATCAATGCCAGCGCGTGATCTTCTTCGAAGACCCGCATGTTGCACGCCAACACGAGGCGGACATCCAATTGCTGGAGCGCGCCGTGCGCGTGGTGACCGAATCGGCAACCTGCGCGACATCGCCCACCGTGGCGCGGCGCTGGGCGCAGGCCGTGGAAAAGCGCATGGGGCTTATCTAA
- a CDS encoding LysR family transcriptional regulator — MSMSIRAMQCFVAVVSTGSISRAAAALHVAQPALSLLIRNLEEDLGVVLLHRTSRGVTPTTAGTRLLAHAREILGRIDAARADVREDQAAPRGTVSLAMSMSMAKLVAVPLLRFSLRNWPDVYLKIIESSTGYIPGFVSSGHADLGLTFSDDSSVDLRFQHLIDEELVLVSPPEKQGRKQTGVQAGPRGGLSAKTAELNALPTIGLSALIKLPLVLPGNPHSLRRLLDHYQQQEGAAFHVIAEANAIPQLIELVQAGLAHTILSYEAVRAEAMRGDVALRRIKKPRMTRPVFLCRSDVLPLSMAATAVADRVSRIITDGRSPA; from the coding sequence ATGTCGATGTCGATTCGTGCCATGCAGTGCTTTGTCGCCGTGGTGTCCACCGGTTCGATCAGCCGCGCCGCGGCTGCACTACACGTGGCCCAGCCCGCGCTGAGCCTGTTGATTCGCAATTTGGAAGAAGATCTGGGCGTGGTGCTGCTGCACAGAACGTCGCGAGGGGTCACGCCAACCACGGCGGGAACGCGGTTGCTGGCGCACGCGCGGGAAATTCTGGGCCGCATCGATGCGGCGCGCGCCGATGTGCGCGAGGACCAGGCCGCGCCACGCGGCACGGTGTCCCTGGCGATGTCGATGTCCATGGCCAAGCTCGTGGCGGTGCCATTGCTGCGTTTCAGCTTGCGGAACTGGCCGGATGTCTACCTGAAGATCATTGAATCCAGCACCGGATACATCCCGGGCTTTGTCAGCTCGGGCCATGCCGATCTGGGCCTGACCTTCAGTGACGACTCGTCCGTCGACCTACGCTTTCAGCATCTGATCGACGAGGAGCTGGTGCTGGTGTCTCCGCCAGAAAAACAGGGCAGGAAGCAAACCGGAGTGCAGGCCGGTCCGCGGGGGGGCCTGTCGGCCAAGACCGCGGAATTAAATGCGCTACCCACGATCGGACTCAGCGCCCTGATCAAACTTCCGCTGGTACTGCCGGGCAATCCCCACAGCCTGCGGCGCCTGCTCGACCACTATCAACAGCAAGAAGGCGCGGCGTTCCACGTCATTGCCGAAGCCAACGCGATACCGCAGTTAATAGAACTGGTTCAGGCAGGCCTTGCCCATACGATCCTCTCGTATGAGGCCGTACGGGCAGAAGCGATGCGTGGCGATGTGGCGCTGCGCCGCATCAAGAAGCCCCGCATGACCCGCCCGGTATTTCTGTGCCGTTCGGACGTGCTGCCACTGTCTATGGCCGCGACAGCCGTCGCCGACAGAGTCAGCCGCATCATCACCGATGGGCGCTCACCCGCGTAA